A segment of the Corylus avellana chromosome ca2, CavTom2PMs-1.0 genome:
tgctgttagtttttattgataggtgttttggtgtttaagtttgggggacgccctagccttgttcacactcagatttctttaTTTCCGGCAATGTATTTCTAtgctacacattgagggcaatgtgtaattcaagtttgggggtatggaaaaacactttgtctatttatttttgtttttatttgtttatttttatttgtcattttgtgttaaaaaatttgaaaaagaaaaaaaaaattgtgctatgttgttgtcaagtttgagttaaactataactgtgatttgcatttcattagcttgcttaaagggttgaacatcatcattatgtcattagaagtttgagtcctttgacttatttttgggtaaaagagatttcacttgttttgaaataaatttttatgagcacattagcatgttttctgtgaggtatgatgtttgagcttaagcttgttctctttgagatttgttggatgacctattgatgaataaccattggcttgcaagatctaagaaaaaaataaataaaaaagagaaggaaaaagaaaagaaagatcatgttgagttttccgctgagtaaccggacctcttgcctaattaagcattgagtgttcggtGTGAAGTtcgtgttgatttatgatatggctagtctagcttcgtagcctttttgacttaagttaataagtccttagggatgttttacatctagtgccctaaagccacctggcttgggagtcattggcctaacacttgttacatgagtcaattagaaagcttaagggagttgtacattgcagagcctgttaaaaaaaaaaaaaaagcatatcatgccttggttgtttgatttggtagggattcttacaaattttatggaacttgtcttgagtttaaactgaaagcttcatgattgtatgctaattacactttacacatttcagaacatatgaggtctcaattgtccatttatgagtgatttgattttggatttacttttgactgttatgatggtgtttgtctttttaagtttgctcatgaataagaatcatggtttatgtgaaacttctttcttgttaacaacatagtgcacaatgtttgtgggtatcattcctgttaagccctcacgagactttacttgtccactagggatgcctaggggtataaaaggcttgttgcatatgctaaatgcaatcgtctctcacatgaaagaggatttatgtttcttgctttcattttattttttcgttttgttttgctaagggactaacaaaatgtaagtttgggggtgtttgataagtgccaaatgttgcatatttggacccctttatttacattagttaatcctttagatgtgtcgttatttaatattttgtgttagttttgtgttttcagtgttttgtaggtcattaaagaaaaactacagctttaaaggaaaaaaatgaaaagttaggaagaaagcatactttgagaagacctagatgatgtggttaagatcaaccaaatctaagaaaaaggttaaatcggattaaagattagattggattaaagatagattggataagatttcagatcggattcaaattcagattctatacatgtctcagtattttgattaTAACTTTTCGTTCAAATATcgaattgaagtgattcaagtgacactggaaagctaactcaaaatactacaattcattgtgaaataggattttcctaattcggacggttactatgcctaaatcgccccgcaataaaaggtcacaaatctggacaaatcctattccgatttcagacttctattttgactgggagacagacctccgaattatttaggtttaataaggtttttaggactttcctaagcctataaatagacttctttgcattcaaaaaaagatacaatcccagagagcaaaattcttttgtttagtttttctttaggtttaggtttaggtttaggtttagattttatttttatgtggagctaaattcccaactaaggttggggatgaagcctcaccgatgaagaacaacatcacttttatgtaagtttttattattatgattttattgggttttttatttcaattgttttacttttaatcaattgtatggattgattcttggatatctcttgtgattcaaggatacatgtgatgatttgagataatttcatatgattgattgcttggcttttaactcataaaaattggatatcccttgtgatttgttctacggatacatctggtgtttcaattgaatttggattgcttttgtgatttggtcaatgaatggatacatgggatggttttgattaattctttgaagcatagtaaaacatatctatgatttaatttatgataattttgaattaacattgatgaacataaagtatgttgttatgatttggtgagtgtgaattcccaaaccttagtacttttatccttagatttacttattttatttagtttatgtttatcctttaattttcaaaactcaaaaatcaaaacccttttggaactagattaggatttaattagtttagatataaattgctctttcaaaaatacaattctttgtgggatcgacctcgcacttgcaatccattaaactacaatcgattcgtgcacttgcgagttaaataaatttgcacaacaaatacTTCGAACAAAACTACACCAAACGAGTATACATCAGACTTCTGAGACAATTGTTGACGTCGGTAATATTTCGGATCAAAATACCCAAAAGTACCCTTGACATTTGTGCTAACGTGGGCCTCAGACTTTCCTATTTTGGATAACCCACAATCAGACACCTTTGCTACCCATTTCTCATCTAATAAGATATTTGTCGTCTTCACATCACGATGAATGATTGTGTGGTTCGCACCCGTGTGAAGGTAGTTCAACCCACGTGCTGCACCGATACAGATTTCCAACCGTTGCTTCCAGCAAAGAGGAGGATTATCAGTAGTTTTGTGGAGATGATCACGGAAGGTCCCACGAGCCATAAAATCATAGAGGAGGATCATCTCATTGCCATCGTTACAGTAGCCTATTAAAGAAACGAGATGACGGTGGCGAAGCTGGGAGAGCATCTCGATTTCGGTCTCATACTCGTGAGCCCCTTGTTGAGAACCGGGTGTCAACCGCTTGATCGCAACTAGGTTGGCCCCACCGTCAATGTTTATGTACCCTTTGTACACATTACCAAACCCACCAACACCAATTATGAGAGCGTCGTCAAAGTTGTCGGTAGCTGCTTTAATCTTAGCCAATGAAAAATGACGACACTGATCAGACGGCAAAGATGACCTGCAGGTCTTTGTTGAGTCCTGGTCTCTTTTGCACTGCCGGAGAATGAAGAATCCGAGAATGGATAGCACAACAAAGCTGAAAACTCCACCACCACCGACGACACCTATTATTGTAGTGTTATTCTTGGACTTGGTCGGTGCTGTTGACGGAGCTATTATTGTAGTGTTTTTCTTGGGTTTCGTTGGAGGGATCAAAGCAACTAGGCCGGGATTGGATATGCCATTAGAGGTGCCTGCTTTATTGATTTCGACACCGTTCAAGATTGCATCATTGTAAAGAGCGTGCGTCTCTTTTGAGTTTGTTTTCAATGCGAGAGAGAGGTTCATTTTCTTGTCGCCTTCTTTGCCAAACATGGAAACCGCGTAGTCTCTATATACCGGAACACCATTTCCACCACTCCACACTATCACATCGGCTGCTCTCTCTGCGGTCATATTTGCTATGAAAATTAGAAACACTCTTTTGTTTATCCGAGTAATCTCTGGTTGAAACTCGCAGAAGTGTAGCCTAATGAGATAGACAAATCCAGAATCTACGGGAAATTCCCAGGTGAGATTGATAGTTTTGTCACTCCCCATAGTCCGGGCAGTGCGATAGACGTCTTCTGGCGCAGTGTACGGAGGTACACTGGTGAACTTTAGTTCAATAGTTGAATTAGAAGGTAGAAAAGATTCTCTATATTCTGATAAGTACTCGTTGTCCGGACTCCAGCCCCAGAACATGCCAGTGTCTTTAGAGGGTAAGATGGAGCGACCTCCAACATTTACTCTGTATAACATCTCGAGAGCAGTGTTGTTCTCGATGCGGTACTTGCTCTCCTGGCCTATAAAAGATAACCCCTCATCAGTAGATGGGGTGTAATAGAGATTGGTAGGCATCGACAAGATTTCAATTCCATTGATAAAAGCGTGTGAATTAGAAGCGCTGGGAGTGATGGTGATGTTCAACATCTGATCTTCCACGATGCTGATTAAGTATTCTCTCAATATGGTATCCTCTTTAAGTGAAGGGCTGAAATTGTCAAGAAGAGTAAAGCGTCCCGCTTTGACAGAAAATTGGGGTTTAGAGCGATCAAATTTGGGGTATGAAGCCGGGTTGAAGTATAGTCGAATGAATTTTTGGCCGGCTTTGACCGGGAACATGTAGGTGAATTCGGAGAGAGAGACCCGGGCAGTGGTATAGGGTGTTTGGGCAGCAGAGGAGCGTTGAACTGAGCTGGCGCCAAAAGATGTCTGGTTTTGAAAGTGGTCAATGGGGGAGAATTTTGAAGACACTTCTCCAATCCAGATTCGCTCGTCTAGAGAAGTTGAATTGCCAGAGGAACCACAGGTTACGAGCATCATACCGACCGGTGTGTAAGGATACGGCGAGCCACCGGCGACGGTGCTTGTCAGATGGTATAGCAAGACGGCTAAGTAGAGAGGTGTAAAACGTGGTAAGAGGTTGGTCCACATCGTACCGCACACAGACacagtgagagagagggataAGGAAAGCTCATTACGTAGTacaggtttttttatttttggtaaaactTCACTTGAAGCCTATCCTGCATTTTGACAAgtcctttaaactttaaaaccttttaatttaagttcttaaactttcaattgtaatcaatttgaactcctttGTCAGATTTAGCGGTTAACTTTACTAACAATAACTAAAAAGACCAAAGTACTatctttgattaaaaaaaaaaaaaaaaggttttagaattaagggtaaatttgaaattttataaaaaagtcaggagtataaatgtcattgtctcgcttttaacatttaaaatatgaTGGATAtattcaaattgactgcaattgaaagttcatgggttcaaattaagaggttttgaagttttggggTTTGTCAAAACGATCGGTAAttcaagggtctaaagtgaagttttccctttggctatgggggtggccgcaattttttttattttttatttttgaaaaaatatatatttttaatatttttaaaagtaaaaaataaaaaattaatttcaagaCATGTGTCGATGTTTGATTGGTGTTGATGTGACGttctgttaagttttggacaaaattttaacaGAAGTATCATTTTCGTCTTTATGAAAACAACATGTACTTtctgtgatacaaatcaaaCTCTAAggggcaaaaaaaaataaaaagtccaAACCCTATGGGgtttttaagtatttaaccctttttgcAATcaattcaaactttcaattttttgcaatgtcatctATTCACTTTGTTAAATCTTAATGAAGTTAGtcagaatttaataaaatttgtaaaaatactcttatttaaatctttgtattttttttatttaattataaaaattataaattcaataccataaattaagaatttttgtataataaaaattgaagggagTTAACGAAGTTTCCCTATATTACCATTTGAACTGACTCAAATGGAGGTTAATCTTATGTCGCGTCAATTCATTTTCTGAAATTTGAAGGGAGTTAACGAAGTTTCCCtacatttgaatgaaaaattggaaaaataatgtaataataataccaatgtGATTGAGATTCAATAGAATTCACaaattacaatatgataaaaacataataggtttaattgttaacaaattgccatttaataaaaacattcacaatgattagcaattttcaagTACTCCATAGTCCATCATAGCAAATAGCAAATTTCAAAGTATAAAGTTTACGTGGTAAATAATTTGGGAATTGCTTCTAATAGGTTTAATTGTCAATTCAAATAACAACTCCATCTCTTAGaattaaacctataaaacaaTAAATCACTTCCCAAGTAAGGTAAAatcatattaagaaaaagataattataaaaaagCTAGCAAAAACAAAGGGATACACATTAGGGTTAGGTTaggcttttttaattttttttgttttttgtttttaacggGTATGGCGGGTCAACTCGCTTAACCCGCAGGTTGACCTTATAGCTTCCTGTAggtggcctaaattacaaataattccatgtagtataaaaaataatttataggtcatcatggtatgccaaaataacagtttactttctaaattaattttcgtttgtaatttaacaaaatatattaCTTTGTCACCTCATACTACAACAATAAATTAACCTATTTCTTTTATCCTCAAAATTTTACTTCGTACTCAaccctctctcattttcatcttccacGCCACGGTTTGAGAGCATTTTTCGAGAATTTGACGATCACATTTTGTGAAGTGgcagaggaagatgaagatgagggaGGGCTATGTACAGGATAAATTTTGGGAATATAagatattaggttaatttactataaTAGTATAAAGTGGAGTGCaatttgatgtgtaatcttatgTAATAATGTGAACAAtcctaattgtcattttttaaagtcaaaattaataataacacgtgtctcgtttttattgggtatggcGTGGTAGAGtgacaaattttgttaatttacttaatgaaaattgattttaagaagtaaacggttattttggcataccttaagcacctataaattattttttatactacaatgagtgatttgtaatttaggccaactacttaaacctataaattatttgttatgccataaaaaataatttataatttaggttgATCACAAAcatcaattttacatttattcaattatattaCGTTAACAATCCTTTGCATTAAAAATCTTTCATGGATCATGCGTCACTTTTAGTGGGTCCACAACACTAATTTGCCTAGTCCACTGTCttaaatttctctctttttacaAGTCAAACTTTTTTCAAGCATTGACCCCTCTGTTTTCGTTGAAATAAATGGCAGGTATTTTTTTAGTgagatttaagaaaaaatttaaaatttattttatatgagaTTGTAACACAATATttaataaacaattttatttaaaaaaaagaaaagaaaaaggaagtatAGTATTCCTCTTTCATAGATAGCCGGGTGCTCATCCATTTtctaagacaaaaaaataaaataaaaaaattacagtttacttgGGTTTGGATGAAAGAAGTGTGtgggatttattttatttttaacgaTTTTAACCgattcctctccatttcaagatttaatcttgaaaaggagtcttatcttttattttttattatttttgttttttagggaGTCTTAAATCTCATTGTATGCAACGTGACTTTGTTGCtagctcgcgatcggcctctTCTGGCTAccgtgacccgctttgagtgtttttcgcatttaCCTTCCCtgtatttagttttatttgctgtaatttcttttcttgcattatttttattattcccttttttttcctatatggttttatttataCTTGTAATAAAGCTTTCTCCTCCTCTtttgttgcgcccggttgctaCCCGATATTACTGGttcaaacctttgggttgtagaTGTGAAATTATTCCTGGCTTttgagtcgaggaggatgagtatcggcttatgggttttgctctcaaggtcGAGGAAAAAGTATCGACTTGGGGGTTTTGCCCTCAAGGCCGAGGagtaagcgctacctatgcattagatggtgtctatttgatgcagatctgagttttcaacctgatatttagtcataggttaacGGATGTTGTActttggttgatttggtttgTTGTTGATGATTGTATCTTTACCTTCGACtataagagctttaggctcctaatttttatcaataaatgagtataatgtgttcaaaaaaaaaaaaaaaaaacaaacaaacaaacaaacaaacgtgACTTTCATTAAATGGCAATCAATGAATGAACCAACCATTTAGCTGGCACCATAAATTTGGCTTTGAATTGGCAGTCAATGAGTCGGAACTACTTTTCAATAGGCAATCAATAAACCAACAAACTAACCaattcaatttaatgcattcgtaccatttattttaaaattggtgAACGACccattcttttcattttctggtCGTCGACTTGCCATAGGAATAGGAACTTTTGCAGTCGATTTTAAACGGTAGAATATTCGGTTTAGGAAtagaatttctttttaaaaattttaaaatcataaatgaGACATTTATtctattaacaaaaaataataataaaatattattttatattaaaaaaataaaaataaataaaaataaagggtacTTGGCGACCccattaggggtggccgaatcaccccaGTTGGAGGTTGGGGTGGCTTTCCCATGATCCTTGAAAGTGTgccaaatcttaaaaattaaaaataaaaaaataaataaaaaataaaaaatcgtttagccattgggggtggttgcaTGGGGTGGCACCGCACCACCCCAGGCCCAACGGGGGTCCAagggccaaaagaaaaaataaaaaaaaaaaattgtttggcccttggccccaccccttattttttttattttatatatatttttaatataaaataatatttttttattattttttattagtgggatatgtgtctTATTTGTGGCCCTaaaatttctaagaagaaatcctagccatgaactagatattctctagtccaaaatggactgaaATCCTATCcatgaactagatattctctaGTCCAAAATAGACTGAAAATAATCCTGTTCCCTTGTCATCGCTGGATTGTTAATGAGTCAAACTAGAAGTCTCAGAGGACCAAATCCCTTAAAATTCTTTGCAAATTccagtttttcaaattttcaaatccTAACTATTCCTTACATCTAAACGTCCAAAACAAGCAACGTGTTcacaatttcaaaatcaaattttaaactcaTTCCGacaaaatctaagaaaaaaaagacatttaatTGAATGGGTGAGGAACGTTCCAAAGGAGAAAGGGAGAGTGGAGTGGTGGTTTTGGGTTGCCACCGATAGCACCGGTCCACATCTTGAGATAAGCTTTTCATGTATTATAAAGCTTTGTTTGGTTCacggaatgtctagtccattaTAAAAGGATTAGCTACTACTTGGAGTAGAAGAGTGTGtaatagattagctattcctatttctttgtttggttataacgttagaatagactagctaatcctattccttcgtttggtacaatttatattattaaggactttcatatatatatattttgcaattatgctataaaattatttatataagaaaaaaatatagttggagaaaacataatcaaacttaatcttgaaatcaaaaaatataGTTAGAGAATGtatagaaaatcaaaagaaataataataaaaaaaaagattatatatataaaccttgCAGATTCTGTTTTTCcgtcaaagaaattaaaaaaaaaaaaaaaggaaaatattttataagtcTCTAAGTCAAcgcgccaaaattaaaaactccttaggtttttttttttttttttttttttgtgacaatttactccctagGTCAATCGACACTACAATAAACTCCAtaccgtcaaaaatttttaacaactgttagggccactcaaaacgcaccgttttacattattaaaatattaattttttattaatttaatttaaaaaattaaatctaaaaagaaaaattaaaaaattgaagggtggccccATTGGGGGTTTGGGGTGACCCGCCAATCACCCCTCCACCCATGGGGTTGCTCGTGGTCGCCCCattgggggtttggggtggcctgccAACCACCCatccacccatggggtgg
Coding sequences within it:
- the LOC132169807 gene encoding receptor-like protein kinase FERONIA, whose protein sequence is MWTNLLPRFTPLYLAVLLYHLTSTVAGGSPYPYTPVGMMLVTCGSSGNSTSLDERIWIGEVSSKFSPIDHFQNQTSFGASSVQRSSAAQTPYTTARVSLSEFTYMFPVKAGQKFIRLYFNPASYPKFDRSKPQFSVKAGRFTLLDNFSPSLKEDTILREYLISIVEDQMLNITITPSASNSHAFINGIEILSMPTNLYYTPSTDEGLSFIGQESKYRIENNTALEMLYRVNVGGRSILPSKDTGMFWGWSPDNEYLSEYRESFLPSNSTIELKFTSVPPYTAPEDVYRTARTMGSDKTINLTWEFPVDSGFVYLIRLHFCEFQPEITRINKRVFLIFIANMTAERAADVIVWSGGNGVPVYRDYAVSMFGKEGDKKMNLSLALKTNSKETHALYNDAILNGVEINKAGTSNGISNPGLVALIPPTKPKKNTTIIAPSTAPTKSKNNTTIIGVVGGGGVFSFVVLSILGFFILRQCKRDQDSTKTCSTISYVDQDSTKTCRSSLPSDQCRHFSLAKIKAATDNFDDALIIGVGGFGNVYKGYINIDDGANLVATKRLTPGSQQGAHEFETEIEMLSQLRHRHLVSLIGYCNDGNEMILLYDFMARGTFRDHLHKTTDNPPLCWKQQLEICIGAARGLNYLHTGANHTIIHRDVKTTNILLDEKWVAKVSDFGLSKIGKSEAHVSTNVKGTFGYLDPKYYRRQQLSQKSDVYSFGVVLFEVLSSKPPIIHTGEMQALCLTEWALECYRNGEVDQIVDLSLKDEITTECLKTFAEIAVNCLHDNGINRASMNDVVQDLELALQLQESADKDAKLEEEIVQPNDMSSSSSRISGQDFSEIVNLQGR